From one Simplicispira suum genomic stretch:
- the flgA gene encoding flagellar basal body P-ring formation chaperone FlgA has product MPHPFFDRLRPMGLVRVAGTWVFALLLGSGAWAQDAATLTQITQSWIDSSLRGGAQQLPLRMEVEVGELDPRLRLAPCARVEPYLPAGSRLWGRTRLGLRCTEGATRWNVFLPVTVKAFGPAWVLTGNVSSGAVLTQADATEAEIDWAAEASSVVADPSLWVGQVAARPLQAGQALRQSMVRAPKLFQAGAQVRVSAQGVGYAVSAGGQALSAGSVGQTVRVRMDNGKVISGVVDENGTIAVNL; this is encoded by the coding sequence ATGCCCCATCCATTTTTTGACCGCCTGCGCCCCATGGGACTGGTGCGCGTGGCCGGTACCTGGGTGTTTGCCCTGCTGCTCGGCTCGGGTGCCTGGGCGCAAGATGCCGCCACGCTGACCCAGATCACGCAAAGCTGGATCGACAGCAGCCTGCGCGGCGGCGCCCAGCAGTTGCCGCTGCGCATGGAAGTGGAGGTCGGGGAGCTGGACCCCCGCCTGCGCCTGGCGCCCTGCGCCCGCGTGGAACCCTATTTGCCTGCTGGTTCGCGTTTGTGGGGTCGCACGCGGCTGGGCCTGCGCTGCACCGAAGGGGCGACACGCTGGAACGTGTTTCTGCCCGTCACCGTCAAGGCTTTTGGCCCCGCCTGGGTGCTGACAGGCAATGTGAGCTCTGGTGCGGTATTGACTCAAGCAGACGCGACCGAAGCCGAAATCGATTGGGCGGCGGAGGCTTCGTCAGTGGTTGCAGACCCCTCGCTCTGGGTGGGCCAGGTGGCCGCGCGCCCCTTGCAGGCAGGGCAAGCCTTGCGCCAATCCATGGTGCGCGCGCCCAAATTGTTCCAGGCAGGGGCCCAGGTTCGGGTGTCGGCCCAAGGAGTGGGCTATGCGGTCAGCGCTGGTGGGCAAGCGCTTAGTGCGGGTAGCGTCGGACAGACTGTGCGTGTCAGAATGGATAATGGCAAGGTAATAAGTGGTGTTGTAGACGAAAACGGGACAATAGCGGTAAACCTTTGA
- the flgM gene encoding flagellar biosynthesis anti-sigma factor FlgM, with the protein MKIGQQPELSSAVAQSNASKQAKTAAPAAEASTKAPASAAAAGVPVTLSRTAREIEQTGRNQTDFDAGRVKAVRSAIENGTFKVDAGAIADKMLANAEEIISHSRG; encoded by the coding sequence ATGAAAATAGGTCAACAACCCGAACTCTCAAGCGCTGTCGCGCAGTCAAACGCCTCCAAGCAGGCCAAGACCGCCGCACCGGCTGCGGAGGCGAGCACGAAGGCGCCTGCGTCGGCCGCAGCAGCGGGCGTGCCGGTGACGCTTTCGCGCACCGCGCGGGAAATTGAGCAAACGGGACGCAACCAGACCGATTTCGACGCCGGCCGGGTGAAGGCAGTGCGCAGCGCTATCGAGAACGGGACGTTCAAGGTCGATGCCGGAGCGATTGCCGACAAGATGCTGGCGAATGCCGAGGAAATCATCTCCCACTCGCGCGGTTGA